GTTTTCCATCTCCACACTGAGTCAGATCACTGTATCCACTCGGACCCTCATGCAGAATCACAGGATTCCCCCATCCAGAACCGTCACTCGGGCATTTATTCAAGTATACGCCGAGGCTCATTCTCTTTCTTTTATCGGCTGGATGGCAATATAGCAGCCATGTTTTTTCAGATGCTTGATCAGGGGCAAAACTCAACACGCTTCCTTGGCAGCCATTTCCAGTGTCTGTCAGTTTACGTACAGATGAAGACTTAAAATCTTTTCCTTTACTTTCACTTAGAGCCTCATTCCTGTAGCCAGATCTGTTTCGAGCATTGCAGTAAAGTTTACTGTTGCCTTCATCATCGATGATCTCAGCCATCTGACATTCATTAGACTCACCATCCACACACTTTCCAATATGCCAAGTGCTTCCTTTATCATCACTGTAGAATGCAAATGCATAAGATGTGGGTGAAGTTCCTGAGGTGAAATAATATGTGTATGCTGGGATAATCAGTCTCCCACTCTTCATCTGAATTCCGTGTCCTGGTCCAACAGCAAAGGTGGCCCAGTTCTTCTCCTGCTCACCGATCACATCTGCTGTCAAATCAGTAACAGCACTCCAGGTTTTACCAGTGTTCTTACTGGTTATGTAACAAAGGCGTGCCTGATTCTTAttctcttttatttgtttgtgttctgaGACTCCAACAGGGACAGTAATGAAAAACAGAAAGAGGGTTTTGGACTCTCTCTCATAGACCGGACATGGATTCATGCTGCGGTGGTTTGGTAGAGAAGCTGATCTGAGCCACTCATGAGTCATATCCCACTGAAAAAAGGtgaaaaattctaataaaaacatTACAACACAATCATACGATTAAAGAACAATGGAAGAATTATATAACTTAAAATGTAGCAATTACTGTAAAttagtataaataattatattttactggTAACCCTTTAGTTagcattaaactgaactgaacattaCAGCTTTTATTAACCTGTGCTAATATAAGGAAGCAAAATTTATTCAAAAATTTGTCTGAACTTGTTCCTTTTAGTTTATAGTACATCAActgatgttaaagggatagttcacacgaaAATTTAAATTCAACAGTAAGTAAATCATGAggcttttttttgggtgaactacccctttaacagattttttcaattctaatataatatttgttattgTAGAAATCATGATTAAAGCAAAATAAAGTATAACCACATTTAGCATGCAACACTGCAACAACATTATAGGCTTAATATTATAAGTTAGGCTACCAAAGTTTCAGAAAGCTGTATAAACATACAGACTAAGTATTAATGTTGAAAGCCTCACCTCGACTACACCATCTCTCCATATTCCTCTCCTCATTACAAGCACATCTGCATCCGTATCATCAGCGGTTTTCCGTTTTTCAGCAAAGGCAAGGAAggttttattttcactgttaTAGATAAGAGCTGGAATTCTGTACGTCACTTGAGTTCCTTCAGATTTTTGAGGATCCTGTTTGAACACTGTTGTTACTGGGAAATGTCTCGATTTGCTTCCATGTTGTTTTTCCATTGTTTAATTTGTCCTAGAAAcagaagtgtttgttttttttttaatttaaatttaaatcactcaaaaatcatttaaaacttgTCCAACATGACAAGAGTAAAAGgaaagttcacccagaaatgaaatgTCTGACATCATTTTACTCATGCTGAAGTTGTtgtaaacctttttgagtttcttttaaacataaatgatattttgaagaatgctgagaaTGGTAGCCATAGAAATCCATAGTAGATAAAATATTTATAGTTACAATAGTTGCTTTAAAGCATTCCTCACAATGTCtgcttttgtgttaaacagagaaAAAACTAATCAATATTGGAGCAAGTGTAGGGTGAGCATGACAGAATTTGCATGTTtaggtgaactgtacctttaatcacgggcagatttaaccaataacCAAGGCAAGCAGCCACTTAGGGCCCCAGGTAATCTAGGGGGCCCCTATAAATATCAAgatgtataaattatacctataaactatataatgttgttttctatcatatttgtATGGTGAGAGTCAAATAAAGAGagaacaaataaaattttaaagcaattaaatattatgtaatataaaataaaatgtaatattaatataattatgtaatgttatgtactaatattataaaataaaatattacatttgcaCAAATTTTTcaccaatcatggagcagtcacatttataattatttttttgttagtttgtttaaaatcatcattttaaaatatagagattgcattaagataaaacgtaaaaaataagtttgagtgatataaaaaacagctaaataaataaaacaaagcaaataaaaatagaaaggGTGCATCGCCCCTGGCTTTAATGCAATGTAGGTTCAATGACATAGAAAGCTTATTTAATGTGTATGaaggattattatttttttttttttgctgtaaattaTACACTCTACATCTACAGTACAGGGTA
The sequence above is drawn from the Danio aesculapii chromosome 21, fDanAes4.1, whole genome shotgun sequence genome and encodes:
- the neu3.2 gene encoding sialidase-3.2 — encoded protein: MEKQHGSKSRHFPVTTVFKQDPQKSEGTQVTYRIPALIYNSENKTFLAFAEKRKTADDTDADVLVMRRGIWRDGVVEWDMTHEWLRSASLPNHRSMNPCPVYERESKTLFLFFITVPVGVSEHKQIKENKNQARLCYITSKNTGKTWSAVTDLTADVIGEQEKNWATFAVGPGHGIQMKSGRLIIPAYTYYFTSGTSPTSYAFAFYSDDKGSTWHIGKCVDGESNECQMAEIIDDEGNSKLYCNARNRSGYRNEALSESKGKDFKSSSVRKLTDTGNGCQGSVLSFAPDQASEKTWLLYCHPADKRKRMSLGVYLNKCPSDGSGWGNPVILHEGPSGYSDLTQCGDGKHFACLMECGEKSELERIGFVLFEHKEVI